The Aeromicrobium senzhongii genome includes a window with the following:
- the lepB gene encoding signal peptidase I — MPPRLSPARPRHAGWWAAAAVAALVAGSLATGVVGHATVTSPSMAPTHATGSSVITTRIGVDRVEPGDVVVFEVPQPWRAAERERAGRSEDSSGGEAMVKRVIGLPGDRITCCAPGGLLMRNGSLLDEPYLAEPPGDLLNTTYDVTVPPGHAWVLGDNRRRSFDSRAMQARTGASGFLPLSSIRARVLFGWP; from the coding sequence GTGCCCCCGCGACTGAGCCCGGCCCGTCCCCGGCACGCGGGCTGGTGGGCCGCGGCCGCGGTCGCTGCGCTCGTCGCCGGGTCGCTCGCGACCGGGGTGGTCGGCCACGCGACGGTCACCTCGCCGTCCATGGCGCCGACCCACGCGACCGGCAGCTCGGTGATCACCACGCGGATCGGCGTCGACCGGGTCGAACCCGGCGACGTGGTGGTCTTCGAGGTACCGCAGCCCTGGCGCGCGGCGGAGCGCGAGCGCGCCGGTCGGTCCGAGGACTCCTCCGGTGGTGAGGCGATGGTCAAGCGCGTGATCGGCCTGCCCGGCGACCGGATCACCTGTTGCGCTCCGGGCGGCCTGCTGATGCGCAACGGGAGCCTGCTCGACGAGCCGTACCTGGCGGAGCCGCCCGGCGACCTGCTGAACACGACCTACGACGTCACGGTCCCTCCGGGTCACGCCTGGGTGCTGGGCGACAACCGGCGCCGCTCGTTCGACTCTCGCGCCATGCAGGCACGCACGGGCGCCTCGGGCTTCCTGCCGCTCTCCTCGATCCGGGCCCGGGTCCTGTTCGGCTGGCCCTGA
- a CDS encoding helix-turn-helix domain-containing protein — protein MSTGMTDPQPKVPPAPFRGREPGAVDNAFSILEEVARSGAGVSAREIAENLQMPRATAYRILKHLVQQEYLVRSPDLSGFALGQRVRDLAGAMEPTDPGHED, from the coding sequence ATGAGCACCGGCATGACCGATCCGCAGCCGAAGGTGCCGCCCGCGCCCTTCCGCGGTCGCGAGCCCGGTGCGGTCGACAACGCCTTCTCGATCCTCGAGGAGGTGGCCCGGTCGGGAGCGGGGGTGTCGGCGCGTGAGATCGCCGAGAACCTGCAGATGCCGCGCGCGACGGCCTACCGGATCCTCAAGCACCTCGTCCAGCAGGAGTATCTCGTCCGCAGCCCCGACCTGTCGGGCTTCGCGCTGGGCCAGCGGGTGCGCGATCTCGCCGGGGCGATGGAGCCGACGGACCCCGGTCACGAGGACTGA
- a CDS encoding DUF305 domain-containing protein, which translates to MNVVLRPVALALAALALAGCGTRPQQVSLGGTKAADTAEQRGTVERPWGTVKTFPRLQKAEPPSAADVTFTRDMIMHHRQAVELSENVRTHRGLDARVGSAARFIIQDQKNEITTMRAWLQAWQDSAGTESHDHGADAMPGMLAQARVDELATLDRPAAEVAFLVAMIEHHEGAITMSQDYLPEQTNAFVRSTATHIIGEQTTEIAYMRNLLDERCGPKGPSTCPRD; encoded by the coding sequence ATGAACGTCGTCCTCCGCCCGGTCGCACTCGCCCTGGCCGCGCTGGCCCTGGCCGGCTGTGGCACCCGGCCCCAGCAGGTGTCCCTCGGTGGCACGAAGGCCGCCGACACCGCGGAGCAGCGCGGGACGGTCGAGCGCCCGTGGGGCACCGTGAAGACCTTCCCCCGCCTGCAGAAGGCCGAGCCGCCGAGCGCCGCCGACGTGACCTTCACGCGGGACATGATCATGCACCACCGCCAGGCCGTCGAGCTGTCCGAGAACGTGCGCACCCACCGCGGCCTCGACGCCCGGGTCGGCTCCGCCGCGCGGTTCATCATCCAGGACCAGAAGAACGAGATCACGACCATGCGGGCCTGGCTCCAGGCCTGGCAGGACTCCGCCGGCACCGAGAGCCACGACCACGGCGCGGACGCGATGCCCGGCATGCTGGCGCAGGCGCGCGTCGACGAGCTCGCAACCCTGGATCGCCCGGCCGCCGAGGTGGCCTTCCTCGTCGCGATGATCGAGCACCACGAGGGTGCCATCACGATGTCGCAGGACTACCTGCCCGAGCAGACGAACGCCTTCGTCCGCAGCACCGCGACGCACATCATCGGCGAGCAGACGACCGAGATCGCCTACATGAGGAACCTCCTCGACGAGCGGTGTGGCCCGAAGGGGCCCTCGACGTGCCCCCGCGACTGA
- a CDS encoding copper amine oxidase has protein sequence MRKKTLTRIVAAGATALMTAGLISAQPSAASAAEDTPLACADSLVTKKLENGSSWRMCARIHPIKGLILEQIEFKPATGEYEYAGYKRVLDQLNIAQLNVPYDTGHVQYNDITSYGFGKQYLQSQGPEVCTGEALDVDQSFTYSGRLVERTIPGICVQEDPTGLMTHAQETQIGGGTLYADQGTALAVSSISKISWYEYQQRVVFDDHGQIEVGLGATGDIAPGWASDSANQFFGNNPKTGWPLSGKSTVTTTAGGETTTKEIQSYAGSHWHNAMYKVDFGIDKGEKQTVEQWDFSSPGAGVRAPIVEGTGTVKSSAFSSVENEDHDQLSWWRVLNPNSKNKDGHARSYEIVNNNTSNLLMPDWSPSVTFTNYRSCEEYGSDNLNAGCPNQSILDYVKNDTHELTDPVAWVNVGFHHTDKDEDQSPMPIHWQKFQLVPRDFFAQKPTVKDARKCINGPFSSVNAVTKPCTPENTVAPKISDKADGTAAVVPAVGKTLTASTGTWRSAAQRLTYAFTWFRNGEAVSTGQDYTLTEADMNASITVKVNASAAGFPTNVAESEPVVWGTPPTTVPTEEPTTAPTTAPTTAPTTAPTTAPTTRPTPAPVVKKASKLTVKLSKTTVKPGKKNKVVVAVTVGGKPVSGKVKVTVNGKVRTLTLKGGKANLTWTAPKKVKTYTVKVSYAGSSTVKAASTTVKYKVKK, from the coding sequence ATGCGCAAGAAGACACTGACGCGGATCGTCGCCGCCGGCGCGACCGCACTGATGACGGCAGGGCTGATCTCGGCCCAGCCCTCGGCGGCGAGCGCCGCCGAGGACACGCCGCTGGCGTGTGCCGACAGCCTCGTCACCAAGAAGCTCGAGAACGGCTCCAGCTGGCGGATGTGTGCGCGCATCCACCCGATCAAGGGCCTCATCCTCGAGCAGATCGAGTTCAAGCCCGCCACCGGCGAGTACGAGTACGCCGGGTACAAGCGGGTCCTGGACCAGCTCAACATCGCCCAGCTGAACGTGCCGTACGACACCGGTCACGTCCAGTACAACGACATCACCTCCTACGGTTTCGGCAAGCAGTACCTGCAGTCGCAGGGCCCCGAGGTGTGCACGGGCGAGGCGCTCGACGTGGACCAGTCGTTCACGTACAGCGGCCGTCTGGTCGAGCGGACCATCCCGGGCATCTGCGTGCAGGAGGACCCGACGGGCCTCATGACTCACGCGCAGGAGACCCAGATCGGCGGCGGCACGCTGTACGCCGACCAGGGCACGGCTCTCGCGGTCTCGTCGATCTCCAAGATCAGCTGGTACGAGTACCAGCAGCGGGTCGTGTTCGACGACCACGGCCAGATCGAGGTCGGGCTCGGCGCCACGGGCGACATCGCCCCGGGCTGGGCCTCCGACAGCGCGAACCAGTTCTTCGGCAACAACCCGAAGACGGGGTGGCCGCTGTCGGGCAAGTCGACCGTGACGACCACGGCCGGGGGCGAGACCACCACCAAGGAGATCCAGTCCTACGCGGGCTCGCACTGGCACAACGCCATGTACAAGGTCGACTTCGGCATCGACAAGGGTGAGAAGCAGACCGTCGAGCAGTGGGACTTCAGCAGTCCCGGTGCCGGCGTGCGCGCGCCCATCGTCGAGGGCACCGGAACGGTCAAGAGCTCGGCGTTCTCGTCGGTCGAGAACGAGGACCACGACCAGTTGAGCTGGTGGCGCGTCCTGAACCCGAACAGCAAGAACAAGGACGGTCACGCCCGTTCCTACGAGATCGTGAACAACAACACGTCGAACCTGTTGATGCCGGACTGGTCGCCGTCGGTGACGTTCACGAACTACCGCTCGTGCGAGGAGTACGGCTCGGACAACCTCAACGCGGGCTGCCCGAACCAGAGCATCTTGGACTACGTCAAGAACGACACGCACGAGCTGACCGATCCGGTCGCGTGGGTCAACGTCGGGTTCCACCACACGGACAAGGACGAGGACCAGTCGCCGATGCCGATCCACTGGCAGAAGTTCCAGCTGGTGCCGCGTGACTTCTTCGCCCAGAAGCCGACCGTGAAGGATGCCCGCAAGTGCATCAACGGCCCGTTCTCCTCGGTGAACGCGGTGACCAAGCCGTGCACGCCGGAGAACACGGTCGCGCCGAAGATCAGCGACAAGGCCGACGGCACCGCCGCGGTCGTGCCGGCGGTCGGCAAGACCCTGACGGCCAGCACCGGCACGTGGCGCAGCGCCGCTCAGCGGTTGACGTACGCCTTCACCTGGTTCCGCAACGGTGAGGCCGTGTCGACCGGTCAGGACTACACCCTGACCGAGGCCGACATGAACGCGTCGATCACGGTCAAGGTCAACGCCTCGGCTGCCGGGTTCCCCACGAACGTGGCGGAGTCCGAGCCGGTCGTGTGGGGCACTCCGCCGACGACGGTTCCCACCGAGGAGCCGACGACGGCGCCGACCACGGCCCCGACCACCGCCCCGACGACGGCGCCCACCACGGCTCCGACGACCCGCCCGACGCCCGCACCGGTCGTCAAGAAGGCGTCGAAGCTCACGGTCAAGCTGTCGAAGACGACGGTGAAGCCGGGCAAGAAGAACAAGGTCGTCGTCGCGGTGACCGTCGGTGGCAAGCCCGTCTCGGGCAAGGTCAAGGTGACGGTCAACGGCAAGGTCCGCACGCTGACGCTCAAGGGCGGCAAGGCGAACCTGACGTGGACGGCCCCGAAGAAGGTGAAGACCTACACGGTGAAGGTGTCCTACGCGGGCAGCAGCACGGTGAAGGCCGCCAGCACGACGGTGAAGTACAAGGTCAAGAAGTGA